The sequence GGCATCGAATTCCCGTCCGGTCGACAGCCAGTTGGTCATGATGTTGCTGGCCTCGAGGCGATCCCAGTTGGCGCTCTGCTCCTCGATCACGCTCATGCCCTTGCAGCCGTCGGTGGCGATGACGTCGTGGATATCCTTCGTGCGGGTCAGCGACGAATGATTGTTGAGCGGGCCCATCAGTACGTAGACGGCACCTTTGCCACCAAGCAGCCGGCACACTTCCTTCGTTTCCAGCGTGCCGGAGTCCACCTCGTTCGATCCGACAAAGGCCGCCGTTTCGGGAAGCGCATCGACATCGGCCGGCGGATGGTTGGCATAGACGATCGGAATGCCGGCAGCACTCGCCATCTTTGTCAGCGCCGGGGTGCCGTCACCATCGACGGCGACCACGACGATCGCATCGACGCCGGAGGAAATGAAGTTCTGCACCTGATCCAGCTGCTTGCTCGGATCGTTCTGGGCGTCCTCGACCTGGACCGACACGCCATCGAGCTTGGCTGCCCGGTCTTCCATGCCCTGACGCAGGATGGTCAGGAACGCGCTGTCGGAACGGGCAATGGTGATGCCGATGTTCTCGGCGTGAGCGGTGCCAGCCAGCAGAACCGACATGGCGGCAAACAGCAAATTCCTCATTCGAAACCTCCCAGGGGACCAGACGACTTATGAGGGCTAAGCGGAATGCATGATCCATTAAATGTCAATAATGAAACACACATTTCATTATGCGCAACTATGGAATGATTGAAAACCCTGCGAAACCCAGGATTTTCAGCGTGCATAATTCTGATAACATAAACCTATACGTGCATCATCTTGACACACGCACCGCGGTCGCCG comes from Ensifer sp. PDNC004 and encodes:
- a CDS encoding sugar ABC transporter substrate-binding protein, yielding MRNLLFAAMSVLLAGTAHAENIGITIARSDSAFLTILRQGMEDRAAKLDGVSVQVEDAQNDPSKQLDQVQNFISSGVDAIVVVAVDGDGTPALTKMASAAGIPIVYANHPPADVDALPETAAFVGSNEVDSGTLETKEVCRLLGGKGAVYVLMGPLNNHSSLTRTKDIHDVIATDGCKGMSVIEEQSANWDRLEASNIMTNWLSTGREFDAVIANNDEMAIGAIQAMKAAGTDMSKVVVGGIDATPDGLAAMAAGDLDVTVFQNAIAQGATAMDAAVALAREEKTERQIWVPFELVTPENMKDYAKANQ